The following nucleotide sequence is from Campylobacter coli 76339.
ATATAAACAATTGATCTTGAATGAAGATACAAGGGCAAGGATGCGTTTTGAATTTTAAGAATTTTATCGCTTTTAATAAAATCATCCTGAAGAGGAATTTTATCATTTTTAAGTATAAAGCTTTGTGTTTTATCAAGAGTGCTAGTTGGAATTGAACACGCGTTAAATATAAAGACTAAGATAGCTATGGGTATGAATTTTTTCATTATTTTTCTCCTGGTCCTAGTTTAGGTTGAGTTTCCTTAAAAATCAGATCTGATGGACTTTTTTGTAAATTTTGTATCAAAATGCTACTTTCTAAAAGTACTTTTTTCAAGAGTTCTAAATTTTCTTCTAGGGAAAGTCGTAAGTCATCATAAGAATCAAGTTTAACATTGGCTTTTTTTGCAAAAGAACTAAGAGCTAAAGCCCCTTCTTGAATATCTTTCAAGCTTGAGTTAAAACCTTTTGCGCTCAAACTTACATTATTTGCCATTTCTCCAAGTTTTAGGCTAGTGTTTGCGATATTTTGACTTAATGCTTTAGAATTTTCATTTAAAGTAGTACTAAGTTGTGCTAAATTGCTTAAAAGTGTTTCTAAATTCTTTATATTCTTATCGCTAAAAAGCTCTTTTGATTTATCATCTGCCCTTTTTACTAAAGAAAAAATATGCTCACTTTGTCTATCTATAGCAGCAAAAAAACTTTCTTTAAATTGAATCACAGGTATTTCTTCTTCACCTTTTGCTTGAAGTCTTGGGCTGTTTTTAGAGCCTCCTTGAAGTTGTATAAATTTAAGCCCTGTGATGCCTTGAAGTTGTAAGGTTGCGAAAGTATCTTCTTTTATAGGGGTGTCTTTTTTGATTTTGATTAAAATATTTACTCCTAAATTTTCTTTATCGTAAATACTGATATTTTCCACATTTCCTACCTCTACACCCAAAAGTCTTACAGGAGCTTTGATTCCAAGGCCTGCAACGGATTCTTGTGTGTGAATTTCATAATATTTAAAACTTTCTTCTTTTGAATATCCTCCAAGCCAAAGCATAAAGCCGATACTAGCAAAAAAAACCCCAAAAACAAAAAGTCCCACAAAAAAATAATTCGCTTTATTTTCCACTTTTACTCCATAAATCTTTTAAAAAGTCTTTCATTTTGTACCTTTAAGTCCTCATAGTTTCCACAGAAGGCAACTTTTTTATCTTCTAAGATGATAAAACGCTCGAGTAGATTTTTCATGCTTTCTTTATCATGCGTTACTAAAACGATATTAAGATCAAAGCTTTGTTTGAGTTCTAGTATCAAATCATCAAATTCGCGACTACTATGTGGATCAAGTCCAGAAGTAGGCTCGTCCAAAAAAAGCAATTTACTATCAAGAGCCAAAGCTCTAGCGATAGCAACTCTTTTTTGCATACCTCCGCTTAGTTCGCTTGGAAGCTGCTTTAAAACAGCTTCATTTAATCCAACCATTTTAAGCTTCATTAATACCAGTTCTTTTATAGCAACAGGATCTAAATTTGTATATTCTTTAAGAGGGATGGCTATATTTTCATAAACGCTAAAAAAGCTAAAAAGTGCAGAAAACTGAAACACTACACCCCATTTTTTACGCAGTGCTAAGGCATTTTCTTCACTGATATTTTTTAACTTAAAGCCTAAAATTTCATATTCTCCCTCATCAAAATGCTCAAGCATTAGCATTTGTTTTAAGAGTACGGATTTGCCACTCCCACTTCCTCCTAAAATCCCAAAAATTTCATTTTGATTGATTTCAAAACTTACTCCATCGTGGACAAGTTTATTTCCAAATCGGGTGATGATATTTTGTGCTTTTATAATCATTTAAACTTCCATTATGGTTAAAACCACAGAAAATAAAGCATCAAATGCTATTACCCAAAATATAGCATTTACAACACTTTTTGTAGTGTAAATTCCTATGCTTTGAGTGGTATTTTTGACCTCAAATCCCCGAAAACAAGCAATCAGTCCTATTAGAAAACCAAAAATAGGAGCTTTTACAAGCCCTATAATAATATGTTTTATTTCCACAGCTTCTCTAAAGCGCCTTAAAAATTCTCCAAAGGATATGTCAAGATTTATTTTTGCTATTATCATTCCCCCTAATATACTGATCGCATCACTTAGAGCAACAATTAAAGGCATAGCAACAACTAAAGCCATAACTCGTGGGATGATGATAAAATCAAAAGAGCGAAAGCCCATGGTATTCATAGCATTGATCTCATCTGTGATTTTCATCACCCCAATTTGTGCTGTATAAGAGCTTGCATTCCTACCTGCTATGACTATCGCGGCTATCAAAGGGGCAAGTTCTCTAGTGGCTGAAATTCCTACCAAATCCACTATAAAAATATTAGCTCCAAATTGTGCAAGTTGATAAGCGGCTTGATATGCAAGCACAACACCGACTAAAAGAGCGGTTAAAATAACAATAGGCAAGGCTTTAAAGGCTGAATTTTCAATATGATATAAAAAAGATATGAAGCGGAAATTTTTAGGATTTTTTATACATAAAAAAAGACTTGTAAAAAAGGCACCTGTAAAGCTGATAAATTTTTGTAAAATTTTTAAAAGATCAAAACTTAAAATTCCTAAAGAAATAAAAAGGTCTGTAAAATTAAATTTATTCCCTTGTTTTTCATCGATTCTTTGGTAGTTTTTTTCACAAAGTTCAAAAAGGCTTTTAAAGCGTGTGCTTAATCCTTGTTTTAAAATCAAGATATTATTTTTTTTCAAATCATGCTCTAGAGCAAGAAAAAATCTCACTCCAGCCATATCAATTTCATTTAATTGACTAAAATCAAAAATACAATTTGTTTGAGAAATTTGACTCAATAGATCTTTGATTTTAATTTTAGATACACTTGTTTTATCCCAAATTCCAAAAATAAAAACTTTATTTTCTTCTTTTTGAAATTTGAAATTTGCCTCCATTTTACTTATCGAGAATAAAATTTAAAATTTGTGGAACGCTAAAACCAAAATGCTCAAATACATCTTTATCTTTACCACTTTCTCCAAAGCTTTCTATGCCATAAACTCTATCACAGAATTTATAAAGCTCATTAGAATGTGCTGCTTCAACCCCTATAACTTCTCCTTGTAAAAGTCTATCTTTGTAAGCTTTGTCTTGTTTTTCAAAGAGCTCAAAGCAAGGCATAGAGATCACATTGCAAGCAAAACCTTGTTTTTCTAATTCATTTGCACTTTCTAAGCAAAGCGAAACTTCACTTCCGCTTGCTAAAAGCGTAAATTTGGCATTTTTACTTTCTTTAAGTAAGTATGCTCCATTTTCTACATCGCCAAAAACAGGCTCACTTAAGGCTTTAAGCTTTTGGCGTGAAAGTACAAAAGCACTTGGAATATCTGCATTTAAAGCTATTTGCCAAGCTTTAACATTCTCCACTCCATCAGCAGGTCTAAAAGTCAAGAAATTCGGCATAGCTCTAAAAGTACTGAGTTGCTCGATAGGTTGATGAGTAGGCCCATCTTCACCAACGCCTATGCTATCATGTGTGAAAATGAAAAAATGTTTGATTTTCATTAAGGCTGCTATCCTAGCTGCGGGTTTTAAATATTCGCTGAAGATAAAAAATGTTGCTGAAAAAGGTAAGAAAATTCCATATCTTGCAAAGGCATTATTGATCGCAGCCATAGCATGTTCTCTGATACCAAAATGAATATTTTTTCCTTCTACAAAATCACCCATTCCATAAAGTTCGGTTTTATTAGATGGAGCTAGATCTGCACTTCCGCCTAAAAATCCTTCTAAATCTTTAGCTAGAACATTTAAAATTTCTCCATTGCTATCTCTTGTGGCTAAATCCTTGCCTTTAAAATCAGGATAATTTATCTTGCTAAAATCAGGATTTAAGAGTTTTTCTAAGAATTCTTTTTTTCCTGATTTCTCGAGTTTATCTTTCCATTTGGCTTCTTCTAAATCTCCAAGCTCTACAGCGCTTTCAAAGCGAATTTTTGCTGCTTTAGATATATGAAAATTTAAATTTGGATCAAATCCTGCCTTTTCTTTAGCTTTTTTAATGACTTCTTCGCCTAAAGGTGCGCCGTGGCTTTTGTGACTTCCTTCAAGCTCTCCCGCGCCCTTTGCTATGGTTGTTTTTGCGATGATAAGACAAGGTTTGTTGGCTTCTTTGGCTTGTTTTAGAGCTGTATTAATTTGTTCATAATCGTGCCCATTAATGCTTAAAACTTCAAAGCCTTGTGACTCAAAACGCATTTTTACATCTTCATTAAAGGCTAAGCTTACATCTCCTTCTATAGAAATTTCATTGCTATCATAGATAATGATTAAATTATCAAGCTTATGAAGCCCTGCTAAAGAACACGCTTCATAAGAAATTCCTTCTTGTAAATCCCCATCTCCACAAAGACAATAAACCTTGTGATCGATTAATTCTTTTCCTAGTAAGTTTTGAGCTTTTTTAGCTGCCATAGCAAAGCCCACAGCATTAGCTATACCTTGTCCTAATGGTCCTGTAGCAATCTCTACTCCTTGAGTTGAAATTTCAGGATGACCAGGAGTTTTTGAATGAAGTTGACGGAAATTTTTAATATCATCTAAGCTTAAATCATAGCCACTTAAATGCAAAAAGCTATAAAGCAAAGCACTGGCATGTCCGCCTGAAAATACAAGTCTATCACGGTTTAGCCAAGTCGGATTTTTGGGATTGTGTTTTAAATGATAGCTTAAAACACTGACAATATCAGCCATTCCTAAAGGTGCGCCTGGGTGACCCGAATTAGCTTTTTGCACCATATCTGCACTTAAAAATCTTAAAGTATTTGCCTGTTCTTGTAAAATTGATAAATCCATTTGTAACCTTTATAAATATTTAATTATTAAGCTTTTAATCATTTTCGCTAAATTAGCATCAAGATCATTAAGATCATTTTTGCACTCATTAATCAAATCTTCCTTGCTTTGAATAGCATTTTCAAGTCCTAATAAATTCACAAAAGAATTTTTATGCTCATCGTGTTTGCTTGGCTTTCCACTCTCTTCTTCACTCATTGTTTCATCAATGATATCATCATTGATTTGAAAAATAAGTCCGAGTTTTAGACCTATTTGATAAATTTTGTCACTTTCTTTTTCATCGAGCTCACAAATTTCACAGCCCATTTTTAGAGCTGCTGCTATGAGTTTTGCGGTTTTGTGTATATGTAAAAATCGAAGTTCTTCTAAATTTAATTTTTTATCTTCAAAATAACAATCAATAGCCTGACCTAAAATCATACCATTGATCCCTGCATTAAAAGCTAGAGTTCTAATCAGATTGATTTTAATGCTTTCTTTTAAATTTAAATTAGATAAAAGTAAAAAAGCTTCGGTATTTAAAGCATCGCCTACTAAAATAGCTGTAGTTTCATCGTAGCTTTTATGTAGAGTAGGGGTTCCGCGTCTTAAATCTGCATTATCCATAGCGGGTAAATCATCGTGTATAAGTGAGTAAGTATGGATAAATTCTAAAGCTAAGGCCGCATTTAAGGCATTGGGGATAAGATGAGGTGCTTTATTTTGAACGACTCCTAGGAGTAATTGAGCACGAAAGTGCTTCCCACCTGCCTTTAGCATTTTTGCCAGAGCTTCATTAAAAAAAGGATGGAAGCTTTGAACCTTTGGCAGATGATTTTCTAAATGTTTGATAAAGAGTTCTTTCACTTCACAAGCCTTATGAAAAATTGAAATTTTCCATCTCCACCTGAATTGGCATTGCCTCCTAGATCATTATTAAATCCTGATAAAGGAAGTTTATCGCTTTTGCGTTCGATTAAAATATTAAAATCATTTCCTGTGCCAAGTAGGGTTTGAAATTCTTTAAAATCTTTTAATATTACATTATTTGCGCGTAAAATTTTATCCCCCACCATAAATCCTGCTAAAGCAGCTTTAGAACCTGCATCAACTCTTGTAACTATAAGGCTTGAATTTACAGTTAGGCCTGTATTGCTTCTAAAATTGGTTGGTTTTGGTTTTGGTTTATTGCTTGGGAGATTGAATTTGCTTAAATCCTTAGCAAAAACTTCAGTAGAAATATTTAAATCCACATTATCGCGTAACACTTGAAAATAAAGCGTGCTTCCACGGTCTGCAAAGAGAATTTTTTCATTGAGCTTTCTTATATCTTTAACAGGTATTCCATCTACACTTATAACTTCATCGTTGATTAGGAATTGCCCATTTTTTCTAACATTATTCACATAAATTTTATTTTCACGCACTGCAAAATCAATCCCTATATCGCCCCAATATACATCATTGTATTTCATAAAATGTTTTAAGTAGCGATTTCCTATAAAAGAGCTATTATTGAGTGCAATTCCCATCATTTCGCAGCAAGGAGTGCCTAAAAGTCCTATTTTTGTAGAAAAATCAAGTTGATCTCTTTCGTCAATATTTTGTGCAAGATATTTAATATGACCTATATAAGCTTTATTAGGATCCCAAATTCCTATCCAGTCATTGCGCGTAAGCTTTTCTTCATCACCCATAGGTGTAGGGATTAAACTAAAATCCGTTCTTACAAGATAGAGGTTTAAAAATGGATCATATTTTACATATTTATTGAGTTTAGTATTAGGTTGTTTTAAAACCGCAAGTAAATTTTCACTCAAGGCAAAAGCAGGCATTCCCTCATAATTAAGCATGCTGGCTTTATTTCTTTCATAGCCTGCAACAAAATCTTCAAATTTGGGACGCTCAATAGCACTTAGAGATATTAAAAAGGCTACTAAAAAAAACAAAAATTTCATAATTTTCCAAATCCTCCTAAAACATCGCTAGCTAGGCTTGTTCGATTTTGTGCCACCATAGCCAAAACATCATTGATGGCAGAAATGAGTAAAATTTGCAAAGATTCTTTATCTTCAAGTAAAGAATCATCGATGCTAACATCAATAATCTCACCCTTGCCATTGGCGCTAACTTTCACAAGTCCTGCTCCGCTTTTAGCACTAAATTCTCGATTGGCTAACTCTAATTCGATATTTTTTGCTTTTTCTTGAACTTGGTTTAAAAGTTCTCCCATCTTAGAAAAATCCATATTTTCAAACATTTATTATCCTTGATTTTTTAAAATTTCATTCACAACTGCTTTGTCACTAAAAGGGTATTTTACCCCTTTGATTTCTTGGGTGTTTTCATCACCCTTGCCTAAAATGACTACTAAATCGTCTTTTTCTTTAAGTTTTAAAGCTTTATTTATAGCTTCTTTTCTATCCTCTATCATCAAAGCTTTATCAGGATTTTGAAAGCCCGATAGAATTTCATTCATGATATCTTTAGGCTCTTCGCTACGCGGGTTATCGCTTGTGATAATGGCTATTTTTGCAAAATGTTCAACGATTTTTCCCATTAAAGGTCGTTTGGTTTTGTCTCTATCTCCACCCGCTCCAAAAACCACTATAAGTTTTTTATTTTTGAGCGTATCAAGTACTTTTTCAATGCCATCAGGAGTATGAGCAAAATCCACAATCACACCATTGGCCACTTGCTCAACCCTACCACAAACTCCACCAAAGCCACTGATAGCTTTTTCTAAGTCTTTTAAATTCGGCTTTACAAGTTCATTAACACAAGCACTAGCGGCTAGAAGATTGTAAAGATTGAAAAGTCCTAGTAGGGGCGAGTCAATATGAAAACTTTGATCTTTTAATGCCACAATAGCACTGATACCATCTTCTAAAGAATAAGCTTTAACTTGATATAAAGAAGGATTTTCTATGCCATAAGTAAAAGCATTGCGCACATTAAATTTAATCATTAAAGCATCTTTATTGATAAATTTTAAACTCTCATCAGTAAAAAAGAGCTCTTTTGCTGCTTTGTAGTTTTCAAAACTACCATGAAAATCTAAATGATCTTGAGTGATATTGGTAAAAATTTTGGCTGCAAAATTTAAGCCTTCAATGCGATTTTGCACTAAAGCGTGTGAGCTAACTTCCATGATGAAAAAATCACTTTTTTTCCGTGTGGCAAGTTGTAAATATTCTAAAGTTTTTAAAATGGGTGAAGTGGTTAAAGACTTTTCATCAATTTGCTCATCATTGATAAAAGCTCCACGAGTGCCACAAAGTCCACACTTAAAACCTAAGTCAAGCAAAATCGAATAAATAGCCGCTGCGGTGGTGGTTTTACCATTAGTTCCTGTAATTCCTATGATTTTGATATTTTCATCGATCTTTAAGAGTTTTTTACATTCTTCTACATCAATGATTTTAGCACCTTTTTCTAGAGCTTTGTTAGAAAAATTCATATTTTGTGCAGTTTTTAAAAAAAAGCAATCTTTTTCGCATTCTAGGGTATTGTCGGTGATAAAAGATTGATCAAGCTTTAATTTCACTTTTAAATCCTATAAGTTTTTCTTGGAGTTTTATAAAGCGTTCATTTGCCCAAAAGTGTGGCATGACGCTTTCTATATAATTTAAAGTCATATCTTTATAGCCATTATCAAGTAATTTTTCTAAAAAGTCTAAGAAATCATCACGGTTATCAATGACTAATTTTGTACTGTGTATAATATTTTCAAAACTTTTTTTAAAGCCAATCTGCTCTTCGCTTTTAAGAAAATCTTTATAGTTTAAAGCATGGGCTTCTTGAATTTCATTTTCTGTTTCATCGGTATTTTTTTCGTTTTTAAGTTCTATGGTATATAAAATTTCTTCTAAATCTTTATCGATATTTTTGATTTGATAATGTTCTAAGTAAAATTCAAAAAGTAAAAATGCTTCTTTTGGAGATTTTAAAGCTAGATCACAAAGAGTGATAAAATGAAACAAGCGTTTGTTTTTGCGTTTTTCATAGGCTAAAGAAAAATATATTTTTGCTGTTTTAAAGTCTTTGCGTAAAAAATGCTCGATTCCAAGTTTTTTATAATTTTGCAAAATCTTCAGCTCCGCCATTTAGATTGACTATGGTAATTTCTGGATGTATATCGATTTTAAGTTGTCTTTCAAGTCCGTATTTTAATGTCGTTCCACTTGAAGCGCATCCTTTGCAAGCCCCAATTAAATGAACATAAACTACGCCATTTTTAATTCCTAAAAATTCAAGACCGCCTCCATCGCGTTCTAACATAGGCATACTTTTATCTAAACTCGCTTTTACAGGATTTATAAGCTCTTCATCACTAAAAGGCATCATAATATATCCTTAATAAATTTTTCTATACTTTAGCGTGATTGTGTTTAAAAAAAGGTAAATCGGATAGTTTTTTCGTTATTTTTCTAAATGAAGCTTAAAAGGGTTCTTCATTGTAATCATTTTCAGAATTATTTTTTAAAACTTTAATATCCAAATTTTTAGTAGAAAAAAATCTATGCAAATTTTTAAATAAAACTTCTAGTTTCTCTTCATCTTTTTCATTTTTTAGCAAAAACAAATTCTCTTTTAAAAACTCTACAAGCTCATGATTATTTAAATTTTTACTAAGAAGGGTAAAATTTTTTTCTATAAGAGTAAAAATTTGTTTTTTTAAAGCAAGATAAGGAATTGTGATATTGATATGATTTAAGAAGGCTAAATTAACCTTGCAAATCCCCCACAAGAATTCAATTTGGCTTAAATCTTTGCTAAAATTTTTACTTTCAAATTCTCTTATATCGCTATCTTCATAGCTTTTGCGTTCTAAAATTTTTTCTAATAATACCTTATGTTTAAAACATCTAGCATCACTAATCTTTATAAAAAGCTCGTGTGCGTTAGGATTATTTTTTAAATAATTTAAGAGTTCAAGTTCGGTGATGTGGGATTTAGGGTTATGATTTTGCGTTTGCTGGAAAGAGGCGTTAAAATCGATAGTTTTATTTGACTTTTGATTTGAATTAAGAACGATGAGTTTTTCATCCACGCCTAGAAGTTTTGAAACCAAACCCGCATAAGAACTAGCTACCAAGGGTTCAAGGTTAAAGGTATATTTTTGTATATTTTCAAGGGCTTTTTGTTTATCTAGGGCGGAATTTAAAGAAAAGTTTGAAAGTATGCGTCTAATGTAAAATTCCCCCAAATCCATCCCTTTTTCAAGCAGGATGTGAAGTTTTGCACTTTGGTTGTTGGCAACAAGTTCGGCAGGATCTTTTCCGCCTTCTAAAAGAACTACTTTGCCATCTATTTTATGAGTGCTAAGTAAAAAAGCCGAACGAGTGGCTGCATTTAATCCCGCTTCATCATTATCAAAACATAAAATCACCTTAGCTTCATAGCGTCGGATTAAGGGTAGATGATTTTCGGTTAATGCTGTTCCAAGAACTGCTACAGCATTGTTAAAACCTGCTTTATGAAAAGCTATAGCGTCCATATAGCCTTCGCATACTATCATTTCTTTTTTTTGGTCTATATTTTCTTTAGCTATATTAAAAGCGTAAAAAATTCTACTTTTATCAAATAATATATTTTGGGGAGAATTCACATATTTTGCTGCGACATTAGGATTTAAAGTGCGCCCCCCAAAGCCTACTAAGAAGTCTTTATGATCATAAATTGGAAAAGTGATACGCCATATAAAACTTGCATAAAATTCATTATTTTCATCCTTTTTTAAAGCGCCGACACTCATAGCATCTTCCAAAGGGATTTTTTCATTATGAAACAACCTTATACTGTCTTCGCTTGAGCCTGCAAAACCTAATTCAAATTTGGCTATATCCTGATCATTTAACATTCTTTTATATAGATAATCCAAAGCTTCTTTATGGTGTTTGAGATTGGATTTAAAATAAGCATTGAGACTGGGCAGTATGGTTCTTAGTTCTTTTTTGTTTTCATTTCTTTCTTTGGTATAACTTAGGGTAAAATTACAAAGATTTGCAACCTTTTCAACTGCATCAGCAAAACTTAATTTTTCATAGTCCATTACAAATTTAAAAGCGTCTCCACCTGCTTTGCATGCAAAACAATGATAAAATCCTTTTGTAGGATTTATATGCATAGAAGGGTTTTTATCTGCGTGAAAAGGGCATACACAAACAAAGCTCGAGCCTTGTTTTTTTACTTCGATATAATTTTCAATAATATCAACAATATTAAGTCTTTGGGATAAATTTTCTATACTTTCTTTAGTTATCATTTCAAAACCTTAAATAAAATTATACAAAGATTTAGCTATAATTTGGCATAAAATTTTTTAGAGCAGGATGATGGATTTTTTCTTCGTAGAATACAGAGATCCCTTAGTGGGACTTATCATTTTAACTGTTTTAATCTTCGTTGTAGCTGTGGCAAATTATATTTGGAAAGTGTTTGCGAGTAAAGATGAAGAGCAAAAGCTTGAAAAATTTATTAAAAAATTTGAGATGGATAGTGTTCATAAAGATTTGCTAAGAAATGAGGGTTTAAGCTTTGGAAATTTGAGTTTTTTGGCTGAAATTTTTACCAAAAGTGGTGAATTTGAAAAAGCCACGCAAATTTATCTTATTGCCCTTGAAAAAAGCAAGGATAAACAAGAGCATGAATTTATCTTTTTTGCATTAGCAAAAGTTTATTTTAAAGCAGGATTTTTAGAGCGCGCAAAAGAAGTTTTATTACAAGCTTTAAAAATTCGACCCAGAAATATACAAACCCTAAAACTTTTAAAAATTGTTTATCTTAAATTAAGAAAGCATAAAGAGAATTTAGAGCTTTTGGACTGTTTGTTTGAACTTGGAGAAAATGTAAAAGAAGAAAAAGAATTTTTAAAAGCTTTAGATTTTCTTGAATCTAGTTTAAACAATGAAGAAAAAAAAGAATATATTTTAAAGCTACAAATAGATAATAATCCTATGCTAGGACGCTTGGTTTTTGAAAAGTACCATATTTTTTTAAATCAAGATTTTTCAAGTATTTGTGATTTGCTTTATAAAGAAAATAAAACTTTTAATTTACAAAATAAAGAATATTTTGAATTTTTTTATGCTTTGGGTTTGATAGAGGATGAAAAGCCCAAAGATGTAGTTTTTAAAAATTCCAATTTTAAAATGTTAAAAATTTTAAAAGATAATTCCTTTAAGGCAAGACTTGAATTTTCATATCGTTGCACAGAATGTAAAAGCGTAATGCCTTTATTTTTTTATCATTGTCCTGTTTGTTATGAATTTAACACTTGTCAAATCATTTATGAAGTGAAAAATAATGAGACATATTGAAATTTATACAGATGGTTCATGTCTTAAAAATCCAGGTTTTGGAGGATGGGCTTATATCTTACGCTATAATCAACATCAAAAAGAAGGTTTTGGAGCAGAGGTTAATACTACAAACAATAGAATGGAGCTAAAAGCGATTATTGAAGCTTTAAAAGCTTTAAAAGAACCTTGTGAAATTTCACTTTTTACGGACTCTAATTTAATGGTTCAAAGCATTAATGAATGGCTAGAAGATTGGATAAAAAAAGATTTTAAAGGTAAAAAAAATGTAGATTTATGGAAA
It contains:
- a CDS encoding DNA primase, with the translated sequence MITKESIENLSQRLNIVDIIENYIEVKKQGSSFVCVCPFHADKNPSMHINPTKGFYHCFACKAGGDAFKFVMDYEKLSFADAVEKVANLCNFTLSYTKERNENKKELRTILPSLNAYFKSNLKHHKEALDYLYKRMLNDQDIAKFELGFAGSSEDSIRLFHNEKIPLEDAMSVGALKKDENNEFYASFIWRITFPIYDHKDFLVGFGGRTLNPNVAAKYVNSPQNILFDKSRIFYAFNIAKENIDQKKEMIVCEGYMDAIAFHKAGFNNAVAVLGTALTENHLPLIRRYEAKVILCFDNDEAGLNAATRSAFLLSTHKIDGKVVLLEGGKDPAELVANNQSAKLHILLEKGMDLGEFYIRRILSNFSLNSALDKQKALENIQKYTFNLEPLVASSYAGLVSKLLGVDEKLIVLNSNQKSNKTIDFNASFQQTQNHNPKSHITELELLNYLKNNPNAHELFIKISDARCFKHKVLLEKILERKSYEDSDIREFESKNFSKDLSQIEFLWGICKVNLAFLNHINITIPYLALKKQIFTLIEKNFTLLSKNLNNHELVEFLKENLFLLKNEKDEEKLEVLFKNLHRFFSTKNLDIKVLKNNSENDYNEEPF
- a CDS encoding Putative periplasmic protein, whose product is MDFFFVEYRDPLVGLIILTVLIFVVAVANYIWKVFASKDEEQKLEKFIKKFEMDSVHKDLLRNEGLSFGNLSFLAEIFTKSGEFEKATQIYLIALEKSKDKQEHEFIFFALAKVYFKAGFLERAKEVLLQALKIRPRNIQTLKLLKIVYLKLRKHKENLELLDCLFELGENVKEEKEFLKALDFLESSLNNEEKKEYILKLQIDNNPMLGRLVFEKYHIFLNQDFSSICDLLYKENKTFNLQNKEYFEFFYALGLIEDEKPKDVVFKNSNFKMLKILKDNSFKARLEFSYRCTECKSVMPLFFYHCPVCYEFNTCQIIYEVKNNETY
- a CDS encoding Ribonuclease HI, whose protein sequence is MRHIEIYTDGSCLKNPGFGGWAYILRYNQHQKEGFGAEVNTTNNRMELKAIIEALKALKEPCEISLFTDSNLMVQSINEWLEDWIKKDFKGKKNVDLWKEYINIAEPHKIKAYWIKAHNGHLENERCDTLAREAALKIARENDEKY